TCACGCTGCAAATATAAGCAACATATTTCATTCTGACATCATTTTGACGTAAAATATCGTCTTTTTGAAGAAAAAAAATAATTATTCTTGGCTACCCAACTCATCACCCATACGATACTTAATGTCGTCGGATACGACAGATGTCTGGTACTTGTCACATATTCCACTATTTCCATTCCATTTGGTTTCGGATTTCACGACAAACGTGACTAAAATGTTCTTGCTCTCTAACCCATTCAGGCAAGTCGCTATTCATCCATCCAATTACCTTCAAAATTTCAGCATGTATTTCCTCTACTCGATTCAAATTCCAACAAATGGACTCATTATGAAAGATTCGGTTACGGAAACGCCTGAACAGGTTAAGTGGTGCAGAAACGTTACGTCGTTTTCGCTCCTGCCGTGGCATATATGGGAAAGCACGACGAAGTGCTTGCCATAGAGTACGTTCGTATTCGCTATTCAGCAATGACACCCAGAAGCCCAAAGTAAGTTCAGCCACAATTTTTGAGGGTGTTATTTGTTCGTGTCGCGCAGAAATATGCTGTGCTGCTTCTGTTATATATTTGTTTAGGCTGCGTAATCCTGGCGTTGAAGGGAATATGGCATACCAGTCTTCTCGTCCTGTCATAGTCTCCAATTCACGACATAGTGCATTCCTCAACGTTACTTCCAATACTGACAAGCTTGTGTATAATGATTCTGACAACATCAAATTGCATTCATAATGCTTAATGGCACGAGCCTCGTCATTAGGATAGAGAGCAAAATATCGCTCCATTCGTTTCGTTGAGAAAACTTTTTCAAAGAAATTCTTGTTTATTTCCATAATTATTTGTAGCTTTGCAACGCAGTCCCGGTAGTTCCTCTCCCAGATATTAGATGCTGGTGATGAATCCGGGTTTTTTTATATCCATAATTGGTTGCTGCAAAAGTACGAATATCTTTTTACTTTACGCTCTTTTTCCTACATCTTTTATTATTTAGTTCATCACCCATACGATACTTGATGTCGTAGTTCTTCGACGAGCGAAGCGGCAGACCGAGCGAATGATGAAGTCGAGTTCCTTAGTATTTTGCAATAATATTAGATTATTCTGGTTTACCTTCCTCAACCTTCAATCCAAGATGGATGATATTCCACCACCGAGAAACTCGGTTTCACCGGTCGCGAAGAAGGCATCTCTGCCTACGCCACCGTATTGGTCACAGCAGAATAAGCCCGAGATCTTCATTCTATCTTGTTTTTTTGTTTATTCGGAAACTATTCTTAATTTTGCAGCAGATAATAATGCGACTATGACTGCGACACAAATGCTTGCCGAGATTCTTCGCAATATGAGCATTATTGCTGAAGATGAGAACCTGCTGAAACGAGCAGCCAAATACCTGCGCAAATTGGCGACAGAGAAGGAAGATTCCTCTTTGATGACGAAAGAAGAATTCTTCGCAAAGATTGAGCGTGCAGAGAAGGATATTGCAGATGGTAAAGGCACCACCTTTACGAACAAAGATGACATGAACGCTTGGTTAAACTCACTCTGATGAAATACGCCATTACCTATGCTCCTGAAGCAAAAGAGGGACTTGCCAGAGAGTGTAATCCATTCCATGGCTTCATTCAAACGCTCATCTTTTTTGTTTATTCGAAAACTATTCTTAATTTTGCAATTGAAATCAAATGGATTACCTTTATGAGTATTAAAAAGATTACACACGAAGAGGCTTTACGTCGATGGAATCATTCGTTGGAGATCAAACGCGAATGGGAACGTAGAGTAGCTGAGCGCTGGGCTAATGAAGACCAGCAGAAGAGTGTATCTTAGCAGCAACAAGCTTACCCTGTTTCCCAGTGATCTTCTTAGCAAAACAGTATTTGTTTCTACTTTCAAGTTATGATATTTCTCAACCAGTTCCACAAAGAAGCAACAGAGCGCAAGATGCGGAAAATAGCAGCATCGCAGCAATCGCCGATAAGCTCGAGCGAATTTGCGCAGTACATGAAGCGCAACTTGGAGATTGCTAATCAGATGTAAGCCAGTGTTTTTGAAGACAGACCATCATAAATGAATTAAAGCCGTAGGTACTCGACCAACGGCTTTATAAATCGACGGTTGCGGAGCTTGATGTTATCGCGCCTATATGCCGCTCGGCTTGGTTAGCCAAGACGCTTGCCGAAGCAAGAACTCTCATCCAAGTGCAAATTTAGGAACTTTTCCTGAAAGTTCCAAATCTTGGAGAAACTTTTTATTCTTCTACTTTTGTTATGCAATAGGGTGAAATAGGTACCAGTCCCTTGATGGCTCCGTCAGGCCTTAGAGCTGATAGACGATGCGGTCAATTATACCGCTATCAATTCCTGGCCTATTTCGCGTACTGTATCAAGAATCATCGTGACCCTTGCTTCACTAGCCTTCTTCTTACCACTGATATACTGCGCCATTAGACTCTGAGAAATTCCCAAACGGCGTGCAATAGCAGAGACATTCAACTCTGGGTGAGCCATAAAGACTTTGTAGAGTTGCGTCGTCTCCCGCTTATCAAAGAACCCTTCAAAACTCAAGTCTTCATCGATGTCCTCCCAATGCAGTCCGTACTCATCAGCTTCATAATTTGCACGTTGTTCTTTGGTTGCATATCTTAGACGAGGATAGTCATTAAACTTTTCGCATGCCTCACGTCCGTCAGCAGCCCTAATCCAAACCGCATCGTCAGTCAGCCAAATCTTCTCAATCTTCTCCATATTCCGCAAAGATAGGTAATTATTTTATTACCTCCAAATTTTGGAGCGACTTTTTTATTCATCCTTCTTCCATCAGCCCTCATTTATCTTCCATCAGACTTCAGATGCCACTCATCTGCCCCGCGCATCTTGTCCTGTCAAAATGATCAAGAGAACCGTACCCATGATTATACTGAAGGAAATCCTTGCTCAGCTTCACCCCCACTTCGCGAGAGTTTTCTATGATGCTGTATAGTTTTTCAAGTTTGGTCATAATATAGTAGTTATTCGTCAGAATTTCTGTATCTTATATCATAATTAATGATGTATTCAATTTCATTATCTGTCAAACCGTATTTCTTGCCTATAAACTTATCAATTTTATCAATACAGGATTTTGATTTTCGAGCATAAAAACATCTCAGTCCTGATTTCATGGTTTTACTATTCTTTTGTAAATCTTTTAAATATGAGTCATATAAATTACCTATTTCTTCCAAATCCCTATCTGTATAAGACTGATACGGGATTGGAAACATTGCCAATTCTGATGTCCTTAAATTATGCCAGTCAGAATGTATAAGCCAGAACCAATAGAATAGATTACTAGATAAGCTTGCGCCAACAAGGTTAGCGTATTTTTGGGGAACACTTATGTTTCCTTCAGCAGCAGAATGAGTAGGTTCTTTCATTATGACTTTATAATACCTGCCACCTGCTTTCCTGTAATAAATTGGAGTACTATTCTTGTAATATAGTCCACTCAATTCAGTCTTAACCAAATGAAGCTTTTCTAATATATTAAGTTCAATACTATCTCCAACTTTGGGTATTCTACCGTTACGAACATATTTCAACACATTAATAAATTTCAAATTTCCAAGCAAAACCCAAAGAGATTCATCGGAATACCTTTTATTAATAGGTGTTGACATTAATTGTCTACATGTAGTTCCTGTTTTTCTAAATCCAATGATTGAGACTTGTTGTTCGGCACTCTCAAAAATACGTTTGGGTCGATCACCATAGGAGCTTACACATATTTCCTTACAATTATCTATTAACAATTTGTGTAACCCAGACATCGCATCAGACGCAGTTATGCTTAATGGAACAATAAACATTGACACACCATGTATCTTTATTGACTGATATCCAAAATCAATAAAGATGCTGAACGTATCAGTAGAGCCTTTCTGCTTGCCAGCAATAGTCTTTGCAGAATTATAAATCTTTTTAAAAGCACTTTTTTCATATAAAGTAGTTTTGGCACCATAGGGGGGATTACCTATCGTTATATCAAAACCACCCTGTGAGAAAACATCGTAAAACCATGTATGCCATAGGAAGAACTGACTATTTCCATCTAAATTCAAGTCTATTGTGCTTAAATCTATATGTTGTTCTTTCATTTGCTTTTTTACATTATCAATAATGGCTCGTTTGAGCGATACTTTTGCATTATGGTTTGTGCAATCATAATATTGATGTATCATTTTTCGCAATTCTTGCCTATAAAAATCAAGCATATTATCAAATATTAGCAATGAATCTGTCTTATTCCATTTTGACGCAGTCATTGCAGATAGGTCAACACCCTTGTACTGCTCCAACAGCGAGTTACCCTGCATAATCTTGAAGTCGAGGTTGGGCAGAGCTTGTGGCGTTTCTTCGTCAACAATGAGAGAGAGCCAGAAGCGGAGGCGGGCGATGTCAACAGCACCACGCTCGATATCAACTCCATAAATGTTTTGCTGAATGATATGCTTCTTGATTTCTGCTGCTTTGCTTTGTGTAATTCCTTCAAGGGCTGTACGGCAAAGGAAGAGTTCTTTCAGCAAGCCCATTGGGAATGCTCCAGAGCCAATAGCAGGGTCGCATATCTTGACATTCTTCAGAGCCTCATCCACTTGCTGACGGAATTTGTCGTTAGTTCCAAGAGCTTTGACATCATGAGTGGTTACAAACTGACGAAGAGCCTCCTTCGTTGCCTCATCTTCTATGTTTGTCTGAAGATAGGCTATCAAAGACTCACGGCACATATAACTTACAATCTCCTTAGGCGTATAGAATGCACCTTTATCTTTGTTGTCTTCGAGCAGGTTCTCAAAGATTCTGCCAAGCATCTCTGGGTCAACGCCTACTTCAGCATCATCAGGATCGTTCTCATCAATGGTAAAGTTGTAACTACTGAAGAAGTCCAACATCTGCTTCATATACTTGCCTGGAAGAGGAAAGTTGGTTTCATCTTGGACATCGCGCTCGAAGAGGCCACCATTAAGATAGGGTGTACGATATTGTGGAAGTTGTTTTTCATCCTCGCTATTGAGATCGTTGAAAAGCGCCTCTAAAACGTTATCGATAAAGTGGTCTTTATCTGCTGTCTGAGCAAAGAGGTTCTGTATGAACTCCGCATCACCCGTACCCCATTCTGCACCAGCAGGCACACCCAGCCAGCCTTTCTTCTGAAGGAACTGGAGGAATACAAGTCGTCCCATCAGTTTCTTTACATAGTCACGAATCGCTTTCTCTTGATTGTCAAACTTGGCAAACTGCTGCATGATATACGCATTAGGCTTTCCTTCTTGACGTTCTTCCCACTTGTTGGCAACCTTCACCATCCGCTTACCAGTAATAAAGAAGATGATATCTTCGTACTGCTGCTTATAACCCTTGAAGAACATATCGCTGACAGCATCTACAGAGAAGGCTTTGGTCAAATCCTTCAACGTAAGACTACTGTCGCGCAGTTTCTCAAACTGCTGAATGGCGGTGCGGCTACGATGCCCCTCACCAAGCAAATAAGTGAAGCGTTTGGCATCGGTGGATTCTTTCTGGTAGCTGCCATCATCGGCAAACGTCCAGGCTTCACTAACGTAAGAGAATCGAAGCACACTCTCGTTCTTGCGATAGCAGAACATAAAGGCTCCAGCATTGCCATTGTTTCGCCAATCAGTCAGCAACATATCGCGGATACCTCTTCGATTGCGTTCAATATCTACGCTATCAGAAAGTTCGACTTCGTAGATGCTGATAGTCTGGTTGTCGCTCAATGTGATGGTACCCAGCCAAAGTGCCTGTTTGGCAAACTGACTACTGGTAAGAATCGTTGATGGCGTATTCCAGAATTTTATCTTATTGCCAAAAATGTCATGTAACAGCAATTGCCAGTTCTGACGATTGTATCTCGATTCGATGACTTCTTTATAGTTCATAGGACATTAGTCTTTAAAAGATTCTGATAGTATGATGACAGCAGCCGATTCCTCTTCTGCATGCTGACTCTCGCGATAATAGGTATTGTATTTGTTGGCCATGTCGAGCACTTGTTTTAGCGCATCCTCAAAGGTCAGTTTCGCTTTGCTACCACCTTGACGCTGCAAGTCCTTCTGAATACGTTGCAAGCGCTTGGCAATATAGGTGATGGTGCCTCTTTCAGTCAACTCTTTCAGTTGAATAATCTTCAGGCGAGTGTCGCCATCATCTATATGGGGCAGCATGCTGTTTAGCAGGCTGACAGCCGTCGTAACCTGAGCACCAAGATTGCTACGTTGGCTTTGATTCGATTCTTCCTCGTGCAGTTCCTGTTCCTTGGTTTTATTGAATTTCTTCAGGGCTTTGTCAACATGCTCATGATGTTGTGGGATACGAGGAACGGCTTTCTCTTCCGGTTTGGCCTTGAAATAGTTGAGTGCATCGAGCACAGACAACTCTCGTGTCTGCTGGTCGTTCACCAGATAGAACAGTTTGCGGAAGTTTGTTTTGAGGAATACCAATGAGTCACCTGACAAAGTTACCCCTTCTAACTCGCGAGGTTCACGGCCTGTACGACTGCGAAGCGACAACCTTTCAATGCGCTTATACTCTTTGCGATTCTGCTGATAGAGTGCTCGCAATTCTTCATAGAAAGGCAGTTCCAAGTTGCGATCTTCCTGTTCGCGCTTGATGCTTTCCTTGAAAAGCTTATCAAGGTCGCGATCAATAATCTCTTCTGTAGAATATATCTGATTGTCTTCACCAAACGTAGTGTGGAATGTCTGAATCTTACTCAACGCTATCTGATTGAGTTTGATTTCTTTATTACCCTGACGCGATGGGTAGAATACGTAGTTATAGATGATGCCTGCCGTAGAACCGATACGATTCACACGACCTATGCGCTGCATCAGTCGTGTAGCGTTCCAAGGCGTGTCATAGTTGATGATGATGTTTGAGCGATGTAGGTTGACACCTTCCGCCAACACATCTGTTGTCAGGATAATGTTATAGTCATTCTTCTTCTGTTTCCAGTTGGCATCAAAGTTCTCGCGGATGGTCTTGAACAGCTGGCTGCGGTTCTGTGAGGAAATCACCAATACGTCTGGGCGATTAATGCGGCGCTGCAGATATTCAACGGTATCAACGGATTCTGAGAACACCACAATCTTTCCTTCTGGGTTACGTTCCTTCTTGAATAGCTCATGCTTCAGCAAGTCTTCGAACTTGGCAAACTTCGAGTCGTCATCGTCATCGATATATTCCCACTCCAGCCACATATCGTCAAGCAACGCTTGGTCGTGTCTCAGTTGCTCGATATAATCCTCATCGAAGTCTTTTCTCTGGAAGGAGGCATTCTTGGGATTCACCTCTGCCTTCTCGTTCATCTTCTGCTCAATCTCCTCCTCGCTGTAGCCAGCCTCTATCAGCGCATTGATGTCCAAGTCGGGGGCAATGAATATCTTATCATTCTCCCACATGTCTATCATGTTTTCGTTGGCCTGACGGAAGGCTTTCAGCGATTTGCAGAAGGCATAGAAACTGCTTTCCAAACGCTTTACCAAGCCGTTTTTGCGGATGCCTGCCAAACTGCGGCTGATAACCTCCGCATTGTCGTAGAGTCCTGGGGCAGCATCGGGTTTCAGATAGGCGATGGCTTGATAACGGGCGTAGGTCAGTTCCTTGTCAAGAATGTGCATCGCCTTTTCAAAGAGGTTGGCCAAGTGGTCGTTCAATTCATATTCCTTCTTGATGGGCTTGTCAACTTTGGGGAATCCGTTCACATCTTTATTATATCGCGCGATGTTCTCGATGTCGGTTCTTGTACGGCGAACGGTCAGAGGCTTTATGACCCTATCGCGCACTTTCTCGGCCAGTTTCTTAAACTCTTTCAGGTCGAAGTTCTCCTGCTTGCGGAACTTACGGAACTCCACCACCAAAGGTGAGAAGAAGGCTGTGAGATTGGGCACGCCATCAATCGTGCAATGACGCGGATCTTGGAACATCAGTATCTGGTAGTAGATATCCGCTGGTGTATTATTCATTGGTGTTGCTGAAATCAGCATCACCTTTTTCTTATAGCCCGGAATATAGCCTGTTTCAAGGCGAGGCATCTTGCAGATTTCCTGCAACTGATTGAAAGCGCCTGTGGTATGATTGCGGAACTTATGGGCCTCGTCAACCAGAACCAAGTCGTATTCGTCAGCATTCCAGTAATCGTAGTTGTCTTCGTCAAGCACTTTTGCGAGACTGCCGTTGCTTACAAAACGGGTATATTTATCGATTCCGAAATCCTTAAACGTAGTCTTCCAGTTCTGTTCAACGGCTGGCGGATAAACTACGAGGATTTTGGTGTGCTCCAGGCCGTTCTCTATCAAGAACTTCTTGGCAATCATCGTCGCAATCACCGTCTTGCCAAGACCTACTACATCAGCCAGGAAGAAACCATCGTAACGCATCAGCTTCTGATAGCCTTCTATTACGGCATCTGCCTGATAGTCAAACTTGCTATAGCCTTCAGGCATATCGAAAGGATCATCTTGGTCAATGGCCAGCACGCGGTCGCTGAAGTATTCCATCAGCATTTTAATGTATAACTCGTAAGGGGTGACATCGCCTTTCAAATAGGTCTTGTCGAGTGTGGCTTGATAGTCCTCTGCATTGATGGGTACATTCTTGGCCTCTTCCCACAAAAGTTCAAACTCGTTCTTGGCAAATGCGACATCCTCATATTGAGTCAGTTTTACATTAAACTCATATTGCTTGTCATCACCAAGTCCAAGACCATTGCCGCTAAGATTGCTACTACCAGTAATCGCAGCACCAAAAGTGTGTTGATTGAAATTATCTGGATAGAGAATATAAAATTTAGCATGAATCTTCTTTGACGGATGTGCACGAAGTTCTAATTTGCCGTCTATCAAGTCCTGCACCATCTGAAGCATACCATCTTCAATTATCTTGGTGTAGTGAGACTTCTCAATATCTTCTTTAAGTAGTCTTAGACATTCTTCCTTTACTTCCTCCTCTGCTCCAAAAAAGAGTTCGCCTTTCTGATGAGCACGTGCAATGTACTTGTCAACATCAATACCAATCAGAATGCGCACTTTATTGATTCCGTCAAGAAAGGGACGCAAAGCAAAATAGCCCGACGCACGAAGGAAACCAACGACAGCATCAAGATTCTTCACTTGAGGGTTGTTCTGGAGTATGCCCTCAAACTCTTTCATCAACGTATTCCCACCACGGTTAGTAAAAAAGTGGGACGAGATAGGTATGTCTGACATATCTACGCTATAGCTTTAGGAGCGAAAGGACTATCTTTTCGGATGATAATGGGTTCTCAACGAAGAACCTCAGGACACAATAAAAGCGTGAACCGCCCCTATCGATGTCCTAAGGTCCTCGGATGACCCATTTCTAATGATAAGTCCAGCCCACGCTATCGCGCAGGCGCTGGTACTTATTCGAATTAGAAATGTCGTTTGAATTTCCGAGGTTCTAGGACATCACCGAATATAGCACTAACGCTAATATTATTTCCACAAAAATCATACTGCCTCCCTGCGCTCAGGGACTATTGGCACCATTCTTGCATCCCTCAAAGAAGCAAGCGAGCAAAGCTCGAACAACAGTGCCTTCAGCAATACTTGATTGCAAAGATACACATTATCCAGAAATTACCCAAGTCTTTTCAATTATTATTTCCACAAGGTACGCATGATCTCTTACTGTTGCCGACAAAAAGACAAAGGATTGGGACGGAACAGAGCGACTGTTGCATTAAGACAGAAATCACGCTGAAATAAATTATAGCTAAAATTAGAAGAATTATAGCTATAATCGCGAAAATTATAGCTATAATTTATTTCAACCGTTGCACTATTAAAGTGAAAGGTATATTACATTACACAGTAACCGACATCATTTTGAGAGTCAATAGAACTATGGCTGAAATTCAAAATAACAGTGGTAGCAAAAAAAAGTTCGCCGCAACTCTCACGAGCCACAGCGAAACAAGCCTATGTTTAACTAAAAATCCTTTTCAGTTTAAACAAATCTCCGGTTGTCTTTTTCGTCCAGTTTCGATTCCGCTGCAGTCGAATTTGACTTGCAAACGGGATCTACTCTTAGACTCAACCAAAAATTTGAAAGTTTAAATGGGAGCTTCACAGCGACCACCTGTTATCCTACAGTTGAAAACTTTCTTTTTTACCAATAACTAAAAACCTAAAACTATAAATATTACTACTAACCTAAAACAATCTATTAACCTTTTGACGATGCAAAGGTACGACGATTTTCAATATCAAGCAATAATTTTAATGGAATAAGTGCATAAAAAACCATTCTTCTTGACCTACATCAACCCATTGTGTGCGATAACAGTCAATTCTTCTGCATTTTTATATCATATTTTCAAATTAATATGTACCTTTGTGGCACGAATGAAAATACTGATAGTA
The sequence above is a segment of the Prevotella sp. E9-3 genome. Coding sequences within it:
- a CDS encoding helicase-related protein produces the protein MKEFEGILQNNPQVKNLDAVVGFLRASGYFALRPFLDGINKVRILIGIDVDKYIARAHQKGELFFGAEEEVKEECLRLLKEDIEKSHYTKIIEDGMLQMVQDLIDGKLELRAHPSKKIHAKFYILYPDNFNQHTFGAAITGSSNLSGNGLGLGDDKQYEFNVKLTQYEDVAFAKNEFELLWEEAKNVPINAEDYQATLDKTYLKGDVTPYELYIKMLMEYFSDRVLAIDQDDPFDMPEGYSKFDYQADAVIEGYQKLMRYDGFFLADVVGLGKTVIATMIAKKFLIENGLEHTKILVVYPPAVEQNWKTTFKDFGIDKYTRFVSNGSLAKVLDEDNYDYWNADEYDLVLVDEAHKFRNHTTGAFNQLQEICKMPRLETGYIPGYKKKVMLISATPMNNTPADIYYQILMFQDPRHCTIDGVPNLTAFFSPLVVEFRKFRKQENFDLKEFKKLAEKVRDRVIKPLTVRRTRTDIENIARYNKDVNGFPKVDKPIKKEYELNDHLANLFEKAMHILDKELTYARYQAIAYLKPDAAPGLYDNAEVISRSLAGIRKNGLVKRLESSFYAFCKSLKAFRQANENMIDMWENDKIFIAPDLDINALIEAGYSEEEIEQKMNEKAEVNPKNASFQRKDFDEDYIEQLRHDQALLDDMWLEWEYIDDDDDSKFAKFEDLLKHELFKKERNPEGKIVVFSESVDTVEYLQRRINRPDVLVISSQNRSQLFKTIRENFDANWKQKKNDYNIILTTDVLAEGVNLHRSNIIINYDTPWNATRLMQRIGRVNRIGSTAGIIYNYVFYPSRQGNKEIKLNQIALSKIQTFHTTFGEDNQIYSTEEIIDRDLDKLFKESIKREQEDRNLELPFYEELRALYQQNRKEYKRIERLSLRSRTGREPRELEGVTLSGDSLVFLKTNFRKLFYLVNDQQTRELSVLDALNYFKAKPEEKAVPRIPQHHEHVDKALKKFNKTKEQELHEEESNQSQRSNLGAQVTTAVSLLNSMLPHIDDGDTRLKIIQLKELTERGTITYIAKRLQRIQKDLQRQGGSKAKLTFEDALKQVLDMANKYNTYYRESQHAEEESAAVIILSESFKD
- a CDS encoding DNA methyltransferase — translated: MNYKEVIESRYNRQNWQLLLHDIFGNKIKFWNTPSTILTSSQFAKQALWLGTITLSDNQTISIYEVELSDSVDIERNRRGIRDMLLTDWRNNGNAGAFMFCYRKNESVLRFSYVSEAWTFADDGSYQKESTDAKRFTYLLGEGHRSRTAIQQFEKLRDSSLTLKDLTKAFSVDAVSDMFFKGYKQQYEDIIFFITGKRMVKVANKWEERQEGKPNAYIMQQFAKFDNQEKAIRDYVKKLMGRLVFLQFLQKKGWLGVPAGAEWGTGDAEFIQNLFAQTADKDHFIDNVLEALFNDLNSEDEKQLPQYRTPYLNGGLFERDVQDETNFPLPGKYMKQMLDFFSSYNFTIDENDPDDAEVGVDPEMLGRIFENLLEDNKDKGAFYTPKEIVSYMCRESLIAYLQTNIEDEATKEALRQFVTTHDVKALGTNDKFRQQVDEALKNVKICDPAIGSGAFPMGLLKELFLCRTALEGITQSKAAEIKKHIIQQNIYGVDIERGAVDIARLRFWLSLIVDEETPQALPNLDFKIMQGNSLLEQYKGVDLSAMTASKWNKTDSLLIFDNMLDFYRQELRKMIHQYYDCTNHNAKVSLKRAIIDNVKKQMKEQHIDLSTIDLNLDGNSQFFLWHTWFYDVFSQGGFDITIGNPPYGAKTTLYEKSAFKKIYNSAKTIAGKQKGSTDTFSIFIDFGYQSIKIHGVSMFIVPLSITASDAMSGLHKLLIDNCKEICVSSYGDRPKRIFESAEQQVSIIGFRKTGTTCRQLMSTPINKRYSDESLWVLLGNLKFINVLKYVRNGRIPKVGDSIELNILEKLHLVKTELSGLYYKNSTPIYYRKAGGRYYKVIMKEPTHSAAEGNISVPQKYANLVGASLSSNLFYWFWLIHSDWHNLRTSELAMFPIPYQSYTDRDLEEIGNLYDSYLKDLQKNSKTMKSGLRCFYARKSKSCIDKIDKFIGKKYGLTDNEIEYIINYDIRYRNSDE
- a CDS encoding DUF2442 domain-containing protein, which encodes MEKIEKIWLTDDAVWIRAADGREACEKFNDYPRLRYATKEQRANYEADEYGLHWEDIDEDLSFEGFFDKRETTQLYKVFMAHPELNVSAIARRLGISQSLMAQYISGKKKASEARVTMILDTVREIGQELIAV